A window of Glycine soja cultivar W05 chromosome 2, ASM419377v2, whole genome shotgun sequence genomic DNA:
GAGCCTCTGAGAATTTTTGGTAGCCACTGCACTCCAGCCCCTGGATCAACATCTGTTGGTGCAACATGGGCCTGCACATGCTCCAACATAACAGATAACTCCCATCTTTTCCATGCAATTTCAGGCTGGTATTCACTACCATTTACATCTGTAGTACTAAGAGCTTGCTCAATCATCTCGTAACCAACATGAAGGACTGAGTGAAATGACTGGGCTAAAATGCGGCCACTTACAGCAGCAAGCAGAAACCTACCCTATAAAAGCATGAGTACACACATAATCTTGGCACATTCTTTTGCAAATTGATAAACAAAGGAGAAACAACACATGAAAAAAGATAAGGGAAATCAAGATACAAAAAATGTGTTAATTGTTGGATGGCTGTCTTAATTCCAGTTATTTGCGGCCTATTAAATTTTAGTGGAAATTCACCTTAATTGTTGTCACCCTGACCCGCCTTAATTGTGGCCTGCTAGAATTGGTTGTAGGGTCTTGGAAAGGGATAGCTATGGAGGGCTGACCAGAAAGGCTGAGTGAAGATATGGCATAACTAGTGCTTATAAGGCTTGGACTGTTCTCCTCTAACAAGCCAGTTTTGTGGAGTTGAGTTATGTCCTAAGCGCAAATTCTAAGAGAGTTGGTTGTCAATGTCTTTGGTTTTGTAGGATTGAATTAGGTTCTATTAGAATTCAGAGAAAATATGACACATGCTCTTCAGAGTTATACAACTAATTATCCTAACACAAACTAACAGGAAACAGAAAACCAAACTGTCAGCTGTTCTCAAAATAAGAtctgttgaaaaaaaattgaataaaaggaAATTGTTTTAATCTAGAATCAAGTTACCATATAAAAGGCATgcacaataattaaaatgctcTGTGTCTCAGCCCATAAGCtctatttaaaatgaaaaaaaaaaaagtattctaTAACTTACATTTGCGTCCTCTGAGTGAAGATTAAACTGAGGTTCAATAATATTAACCATGAAGTGTCGAATCCCCTCCTCAGTGTCGTCAGCATTCTCATTTTTAGCTGGCAGGAGacaaaaaagggaaataaaagaGGGTAAACAAATCTGTCAGTAAAAATACTCAAGAACAAATGGTGCTTACCAAAATTACATCAACGATCTGGCAAGCAGTGAAAATATTTGTTGTGACACAAGGCATATtaattgatgtattttttttatttttttgtgtgtgtgtgtgtttgtgtgttctATTTTACTACTTGCATGTTAATTTCCTGAAGCTTATGGCACATACTAGATGGCAAGTTGTCCGCATTATCCAAATGTGGTGGGGATGAAGGTAATTCAGGATTCTTGGCAGCCTGAGAAGAGGGAGAATCCGAGATGCTGTTAGTGTTAAGGGATGTTGAAACTTCATCTTTATGTGTCTCAGCTCCTTCATCTTGACAGGTTTCAGCTCCATCATCTCGATGGGATTCAGCTTCATCATCTTGCTGGATTTTGGCTCCATCATCTTGATGGGTTTGACATGCATCATCATCTTGATTAGTTTCGGCTGCATCATCCTTTTTGTTGTCCTCATGTAATTTTCTCTGTGCATACTGCCGAGAAGGAGAAGGCTTGGCAGGTGCAGCGGCTTTGGAAAGAGCAGCAACCCAGAAACAAACAGCATTTCTGTTTTCAATATTCCATAGAAGCTTCATACCATAGACAAACACGCGCTGGCAACTGTCAGCTATCACCACATTGTAGCCATCATCGTCGTCGCTTGGGTCTGATTGCGTATGCTCATTAGTTTCGCTCTGTTTACCACGCTCAAACTGTACACACGTGGTCTTCTCAGGATTTATTTTTCCCTCTTCACGCCAGGCTCCCAAAGTATCAGGATCGGCCTTTGCGGACTGTTTTCTTATACTGAAGTAATCACAGGATAAAATAAATCCATCATCAGGATTTTTCTGCGTCATGCAACCTTTTTCAGAGGGAACGTTATCCTTGGATGCAGATTGTGAGCTTTTTGTTGCCATGCTAATTAACTTAGAAACACTACAGCAGTCTTCTTTACTTAGGAAAACTTTGGGCATATGAAGGTCAATACCTTGGTAAACAAGATCAAGAAGGCCACGGTAGCTTTCAAAAGTAAACTTTTGCTTACCCCTGCCAAAACATAATTCAATCTTCAGCTTTGTCATCATGAAGGTCAGTCCTCTGGCTGGATCATCATCATGTAAAGGCATGTTCTTTATACAAATCGGTGTGGAATCTATACGAATCATAAACTCGGTCATTACTTTATCTAGTGCAAGATTGCCTGATCTGATAATTCTTGGAACACCAAAACGAGGCCAGCGTGAAAACATCCGCAGTTTATGTGGGGGAAGGTACATCAAGTTCCAGAATTTTGTAATCCATGCTAGATCATGAGCACCAAGTTTTATTGTTGGGGAAGCCGGTGAAACATTCTGAGAAGTGTGAGGAGGCTGAGATAGAGTAGCATATCCTTCTATACTATCTCTTGCAACAGAGGGTGGACATTGTTTTTCTGATGAAGGAGGAAGGGATCTAAAAGATAGGTTCCATCGAAGTGAAAGAGCAGTGGATCTGAAGGGATCAAATACGAACTCACGAGGTTTTCCTTCATCTGgaagtgaaaataaataatgattcaatGGTTTGCCAGAGTCACAATCCCAGTCCATTGCAACTTCAAGTGTAAAAAGTGGGACTTCAAAAAAAGCACTAGAAACACCCGGCGGAATTTTGGAACCACGCTTTTTTGCCATACTCTCCAAACTGctcaaaaaaatgttgaaatctTTCGCGGAAAGAAGAATGCGACCATCTGACTGGTGAATTTCCATAGATCTAGTCAGAAGTATAAGTTTATCAAGCTTTTCATAAGGATCTGTACTTGCCAAAATATGCCATCTTGTTTCAGAAAATAATAAGGAAATTCTTCCATGAATGTAATTTCTCATGTCATCCCACCATGGCAAACTCTTCTCCTTTTTTGGTGGCACAATAAGTGGGCCGGGGTTTATAACACTTAGATTAGCCCTCCGTAGCAACACAGTGAAAGCATAACTAATATCAGCAAAAACTGGTTCATAACTCACCCCAAATGACACTTCGCCTTTCTGAAAATGCAAGGACAAATCTGTGTATGTCTTCATTGGCGGAGTAGTACCAGTAGCAGATCGAAGCATGCATACCTTTCTCCATGCCCCAACATAGACATCTTGAAGCATTTGAGGCTGAAAGCTAGTTGCCTACTTGAAATAAATAGCAGAAATAAACAATAATGACCAAGAAATATTATCAGGTTAATCATCATTTAGTAATACCCCAAAtaacacaaaagaaacaaatacaAAGTTCAATTCAAGTAACATGTAGCTTTTTCTTAAAAGCAACAGGAAACCTATAAATTCATGAGCACATGTATGAGTTACGACCGAGTTTTATTGGATCCTTTCAAGATCATGATTCTATATTTTGATAGGATCTTCATAACTTAAGGATGACCAcaatatgtaaacaaaaaaaaaaactaaaggtaCATATATGAAAGAAATTGGATTCTTCATATTACCTGCTGAGCCATCACAAGACGACCTTCACATTTACCAGAACTTCCAGCAAAAAGAGGATATGTGTAATCTCGAATCTGGGCCACAAGAGAACCTGTGTTTAAGAGAATATTTGACCCATACAGTCTGGAAAATGGTATGTCACATTCAAGACAAACAGGATCAAGCTTCCTCAGAACTTCAATCATCCCATCATCTCCACCATCAATTTTTGTCAAGCTTACATCTAAGTCTAATGCAGATATTGAAAGAAGAGAAGTCCTTGAAGTACTAGGTTTGAAACCAGCTTGAAAGTCATCATCAATACAAGCACCTGACCCTTCAGATAACACTAGGTTTTGGCATGCCTGGTAATATGATCggaatgattttttataaatttcttcTCGCATTGATTCAATAGTCGAAGGATTGTTTACATCAACCTcaacatcattaaaataaaccTTTTTTTCTTGAGGAGAATTATTGGTGTCATCAGTAGGTTTTGGATCTTGCTTTGCCTTGGATATAAATTCATCTAAAAAGTTTAACCGGACAGCTAATTCACCAGCTTCCTTCTTCAACAAATGGTAGTGTTCATCAAGCCATCCCTGAATTGGTTCCTCTTCAATATCAAAAGTTAACTTGCGTACGAAAAGCTTTACGCATCCAAATTTTACTGAACTAGGCTTTTTCGCTTTAGAACTGTCTTTCTTCACAGGAAAAATCATATTGGTCTTTGcagcaacaataagtttcaaTGCACGCAACATATCCTCTAGAGCATCATCAATAGCACGCAATTGCAATCTGAATGGCAAACAAATGTGAATATCCAGACCTTGAATTACCCAATCCCATATTGTGGCTACAGGCCCCTTTGCATCAGATGCACTAGCAGCAGATTTACTAGGAATTCGTGAAATTTGCATCCGGCTACTCTTGATGATTCTGGCcccattaaaataaaacatgagtCCTTCAAGGAGCACTCCTATACGAGCATTCTCAGAGAAAATTGACTGCACCTGAACCATAGCATCAACTCCATCTCCCAGCCCAGCAGATATATTTAACATTTCTACATCAACAGCAAAAACagattctttcttcttttctgaatGCCCTGATTCCACAGTAGCTTCATTTTTCCTATTAGTATCTTTTACATTAGACATGTCTTCGACATGTTCATCATTACCATGCTCCTGAAGCTTCGTATTGTGTACCACTAATTTTAGCTGGAGAACCAGTTCAATTAGTGATAGATGCACATCAGGCTCCCACCTCATTGTAATTTCTGTAGCACTGAAAAGAGAACAGGCAGCATTCTCTTTAAGGCCGCCTAAACGTTGTACAAATTTAATAGTTTGCATATTAAACAATGCCACTTTTGATACTGGCCTATTTTCATCCATATATTCCTGATAGATAGATCTAGCCCTTCCAAGTTCTACCTGTTTGGATCTTTTCTCCTTGTTCACACTCAACTTAAAATGAAAGATTTCAAGAGAAATACAGTACTTTAGCTTCCGGTAGTCATCGGAAACGGTGGAGATTATGTTTGCAGTGCGCGGGGTACCATCTGCTGACACATTTATTATAACTCTACCACCTTGTGAACCAAAATTGACTCGCTTGGGATCAGGAACAACTGCATTTTCTATTCCAGTCTCCCCCAGTACATATACTGAACACTGTTCAacattgaatttcaacatttgaGTTCCCTTCCCTGAACTTTTTGATGATCGAGCCCGGGTTTGcgttgtttttttctttgaagcGGAAAGGCTTTTGAATAGAACTTGAAAGGATATTGCAGTTGATATGAATGATTCTACTCGCTTGAAAGTTAGATAAACTCCCATGCTGGTCATATTAACAGATAAACCTAGCACACACTTAGGAGCACCTTCTTCAGAGGATTTCAAGTCCTTTTTGCCCCAATCCAAACTAACTTTAGTAATGTGCAAAATGTAGCCAGACTTTGACTCAGCACCAAAAATTCTTTCTTTCAAGcattcttcattttcattagCCAAGTTGAGGTTTAATTCACCAAGTTCTGTATGCACTGTAGTCCCCATATTCGAAATGTTGTTTGCAGATAGATGTGTTGATTGTAAGCAACCCTAGATTTGGAAAGCAATAAATGGATGCTTTGTGGTAAATGTCTTTACTCAAAAGCATTTGAATTAACATATAAGGTAACTTCATCCAATAGAACTTAAAATGGTCAAACATTGGAGATATAATcactttaataaaagaaatttaaacagtcaaagaaagcaAAACAATCCATTCATAGCTTTCATTTGATGGAAATGATCAGTTTAGTGCCTTTCCAAAAAAGACTCAACCAATAATTGACAATGATCCTTTGAACCTCAAATCTAATCCAAGTAGCTGTCACTCTTTTAGtagtttataataataataataataataataataataataataataataataataataatgagcaTTGGTTCCTCAAAATGTTGGTTTTAGTCCCTAGAAAAACAAGTGTTTAATACGTTTTTAGTTCCTGCATTTACCTAAGGTGATATGGTTGTAGTCCTTCACCAAACTAAAAGCTGTGTTTTTGGGTAAACGTAGGGACttaaaatgtattatattattattgggACTAAAACCAACATTGCAAAATACTTTGAGGGAACAAAAGCATATTTGATCCTTTTAATGATTGTACATACATCATTATGCAAGCGATGAACCTATAAAATTTGGAAGCTTTtagtttgttattttcattgacatgttttcattaataattaaaaaaaatgttacctaGTTTTTACTTCATTTCCTGTTTTCAAGAATAGGCAAAGGAGAAACGGAGTGGAAATAAGGTgacatttttgaaattatttgtaaaaatatattacataaaaatgaggccaaaaacaAACCAAATGCACCCTTTTAAGagccaaaaaaatatacaattatacTCAACTAGGCTCTTTTTCATTAGTAGACCCCCAGACTGTCTTGGTCCTCACATTTTGCTTTTTCTTAAGGTGTTAGAGGCAGCAAGGTTATAAACCCGGCAGTACCACTACTCAAAGCCCAAAGTAATATTAGagatttattgtaaaataataaaatttattagaggGAAAAGAAGCGAAAATGAGAGGGAAGACTGAAGAGCAATAGCGATGCAGGATTAACTAGCACCAAAAAGGATAAGCTTACAGATCAAATGATCTGATCAATATTTGGACTTAGTTTTGATTTTGGGGATTATTGTATTCTTCAATAATATTTACTAAAAGCTGTTAAGATGTTATTATATCAGACTAATACTAGTATTTAAGTAACTTCTGCGTGCAATATTTATTCTGTCATCCCAAACTAATAACTAgaaccaatatttttttttattctgtgcATAGCATCATTGTTGAGCTTGTTTTGGTTCATAAATAACGAAAGTATATATAGTTGCCAATACTTACATGATACAGTGGAGAATCAGCCATATTGAAAAGAATTATTGTCATCTTAGGAGCTGAGAAATTACATGTCCACACGATGATCTTACTACTATCAGTTGTTGGTTTTGGTTTTACAACAGGAGCTTCTTCCCGAAtaaccatttttttcttcttagatGAATGTAGGAGCAGCCAAGGCTTTAATCTGCTTATTACGATGTTGCATTGTAAACCTCCAAGCTTGAATTCTATGTCAGCTCTAATAGGCATAATTGTCTAGAGGAGGGGACCCAAAAAATCAAAGTAAGTTTGCAGAAAATAcaataaacaataattataactaAGTCTAATAGTCCATATCAGGCATTCTTGATTCATATTATGAGTGCATTGTCCTTTAGATATAAACTTTTGCAGAAattctattataaaatattatggcTATCAACAAACAACTCTCCTAAAAGCTTAAGTTGTCAGGTGAATgcttaaaattgtcataaatatCTCCAAAACAAACCACTAGGAGTTCTGTAGGCTTGAAGCATGAACAACGTGCAAGCACACTATCTTGTGCTAAAAGTTGAGTTTTGTCAGAAGTATGAGATGGAAAAGATCAAATTCTTCACCACTATATCAAGAAGACTCTCATTCCTTATCGAGGACTAACCCTCCTAAAAGCTTAAGTTGTCTAATGGTGGTTTTGCAAGATAGTTTCATGAATGTCACAAATCAATGTGTAGGCCCCCAAAAATTACCACCTGCCGATTAAAGGCTATGATGCACAGATTCAATAAGCTGACAATATGTATTCGATGCggcaatattattatttttaaaatatataagatgtGAAGATTACATATGTAGATatgtacaaaaattaataaaacataataaatatataatttcaattcTGCAAATCCAAATTAAGAGAGAACTTTTTTGACAttattaaatactaaataaacATTATAAACCATTGTCATTATAAATCACTGCCTATTAATAACAATAGTATCAAACTCCCTTGAGCTATCATCCAGAAAAACCGAAACTTCTATTTTTGGATCATCTAGAGACAATGCTTTCATGTTTCTATCTTATACTTCTTTGTTTCATATCCCtttatttatatcaaattttcacaacatttttttaaatgcttaGATACTTTATAGATATATACATATTCGTGAAGTTTCTAAGAGTATAAGACAGGTATCCATATTGGATATGAGAATCAAATG
This region includes:
- the LOC114395592 gene encoding protein SABRE-like; the encoded protein is MGTTVHTELGELNLNLANENEECLKERIFGAESKSGYILHITKVSLDWGKKDLKSSEEGAPKCVLGLSVNMTSMGVYLTFKRVESFISTAISFQVLFKSLSASKKKTTQTRARSSKSSGKGTQMLKFNVEQCSVYVLGETGIENAVVPDPKRVNFGSQGGRVIINVSADGTPRTANIISTVSDDYRKLKYCISLEIFHFKLSVNKEKRSKQVELGRARSIYQEYMDENRPVSKVALFNMQTIKFVQRLGGLKENAACSLFSATEITMRWEPDVHLSLIELVLQLKLVVHNTKLQEHGNDEHVEDMSNVKDTNRKNEATVESGHSEKKKESVFAVDVEMLNISAGLGDGVDAMVQVQSIFSENARIGVLLEGLMFYFNGARIIKSSRMQISRIPSKSAASASDAKGPVATIWDWVIQGLDIHICLPFRLQLRAIDDALEDMLRALKLIVAAKTNMIFPVKKDSSKAKKPSSVKFGCVKLFVRKLTFDIEEEPIQGWLDEHYHLLKKEAGELAVRLNFLDEFISKAKQDPKPTDDTNNSPQEKKVYFNDVEVDVNNPSTIESMREEIYKKSFRSYYQACQNLVLSEGSGACIDDDFQAGFKPSTSRTSLLSISALDLDVSLTKIDGGDDGMIEVLRKLDPVCLECDIPFSRLYGSNILLNTGSLVAQIRDYTYPLFAGSSGKCEGRLVMAQQATSFQPQMLQDVYVGAWRKVCMLRSATGTTPPMKTYTDLSLHFQKGEVSFGVSYEPVFADISYAFTVLLRRANLSVINPGPLIVPPKKEKSLPWWDDMRNYIHGRISLLFSETRWHILASTDPYEKLDKLILLTRSMEIHQSDGRILLSAKDFNIFLSSLESMAKKRGSKIPPGVSSAFFEVPLFTLEVAMDWDCDSGKPLNHYLFSLPDEGKPREFVFDPFRSTALSLRWNLSFRSLPPSSEKQCPPSVARDSIEGYATLSQPPHTSQNVSPASPTIKLGAHDLAWITKFWNLMYLPPHKLRMFSRWPRFGVPRIIRSGNLALDKVMTEFMIRIDSTPICIKNMPLHDDDPARGLTFMMTKLKIELCFGRGKQKFTFESYRGLLDLVYQGIDLHMPKVFLSKEDCCSVSKLISMATKSSQSASKDNVPSEKGCMTQKNPDDGFILSCDYFSIRKQSAKADPDTLGAWREEGKINPEKTTCVQFERGKQSETNEHTQSDPSDDDDGYNVVIADSCQRVFVYGMKLLWNIENRNAVCFWVAALSKAAAPAKPSPSRQYAQRKLHEDNKKDDAAETNQDDDACQTHQDDGAKIQQDDEAESHRDDGAETCQDEGAETHKDEVSTSLNTNSISDSPSSQAAKNPELPSSPPHLDNADNLPSTKNENADDTEEGIRHFMVNIIEPQFNLHSEDANGRFLLAAVSGRILAQSFHSVLHVGYEMIEQALSTTDVNGSEYQPEIAWKRWELSVMLEHVQAHVAPTDVDPGAGVQWLPKILRGSPKVMRTGALLERVFMPCDMYFQFTRHKGGTPEMKVKPLKELTFNSHNITATMTSRQFQVMLDVLCNLLLARVPKPKKSSQTLSIEDDEMVEEEADEVVPDGVEEVELEKINLEKKERELRLLLDDIRKLSLSYDLSRNPHPEKEADLWMIDGEIAMLVQELKREVVNARKSRKEAYASLRMAMQKAAQQRLMEKEKNKSPSYAMRISMQINKVVWSMLLDGKSFAEIEINDMIYDFDRDYKDVGISLFTTKYIVFKNCLSNAKSDTILSAWNPPPDWGKKVMLQVDARQGAPKDGSSPFELFKVEIYPLKIHLTETMYRMMWGYFFPEEKKESQRRQEVWKVSTTAGARRLKKGSSVNEASASSATKESEAPSKSTITAMLFPSSNQSSAQVDSAQASKTQNVKANPGTGITPELKKASSFDKTEEDTVAESVADELVSQDEASKNKLKDCKGAMPSEEKKSRPQKIMEFHNIKISQVELCITYEGSRFVVSDMKLLMDQFHRVEFTGTWRRLFSRIKKHIIWGVLKSVTGMQGKKFKDKGQIQLPSAGAPEMDLTLSDNEGQAGKSDKLPPAWPKRPNEGAGDGFVTSIKGIFSNQRRKAKALVHKTKKGEAENETQGDSGENDGDQIAPFARQLTITQAKKLIRKHTKKLQSKAQKGSSSQQAEALPSSKEETITFDSDSSSGSSSDDEAFHE